In Archangium violaceum, the following are encoded in one genomic region:
- a CDS encoding VWA domain-containing protein, which yields MKSPEEERLERWRLVLGEPAQSTLGTPLGEAELRMDRALSALYDSERKGGLGGSSPHVTRWLGDIREYFPASVVRVMQGDAMTRLGLTEMLLQPEMLEAVEPDVSLVATLLSLRKVIPQKTKETARKVVRRVVDDLERRLRAPTERAVRGALSRSSRTRRPRAGEIDWERTLRANLGNYQPERKAVVVEKLVGQGRKRSSLRDVVLCIDQSGSMAASVVYSSIFGAVLASMRAVTTRMVVFDTAVVDLSEELSDPVDLLFGTQLGGGTDIDRALAYCQQLVTRPAQTILVLITDLYEGGNAQRMIQRAASLVRSGVVVICLLSLSDQGTPAYDSHNAAQLAALGIPTFACTPDQFPELMAAAIQRQDIGAWAARNDIQLARSG from the coding sequence ATGAAGTCGCCTGAAGAGGAGCGGCTGGAGCGCTGGAGGCTCGTGCTGGGCGAGCCCGCGCAGTCGACGCTGGGAACGCCCCTGGGCGAGGCGGAGCTGCGCATGGACCGGGCGCTCTCGGCGCTGTACGACTCCGAGCGCAAGGGAGGCCTGGGAGGCTCCTCGCCGCACGTGACGCGCTGGCTGGGGGACATCCGCGAGTACTTCCCGGCCTCGGTGGTGCGCGTGATGCAGGGCGATGCGATGACGCGGCTCGGGCTCACGGAGATGCTGTTGCAGCCGGAGATGCTCGAGGCGGTGGAGCCGGACGTGTCGCTGGTGGCGACGCTGCTCTCGCTGCGCAAGGTCATCCCGCAGAAGACGAAGGAGACGGCGCGCAAGGTGGTGCGCAGGGTGGTGGACGACCTGGAGCGGCGCCTGCGAGCGCCCACCGAGCGGGCCGTCCGGGGCGCGCTGTCGAGGTCCTCGCGCACCCGGAGGCCGAGGGCGGGGGAGATCGACTGGGAGCGGACGCTGCGGGCGAACCTGGGCAACTACCAGCCGGAGCGCAAGGCGGTGGTGGTGGAGAAGCTGGTGGGCCAGGGGCGCAAGCGCTCGAGCCTGCGAGACGTGGTGCTGTGCATCGACCAGAGCGGCTCGATGGCGGCCTCGGTCGTCTACTCGAGCATCTTCGGGGCGGTGCTCGCCTCGATGCGTGCGGTGACGACGCGGATGGTGGTCTTCGACACGGCGGTGGTGGACCTGAGCGAGGAGCTGTCGGACCCGGTGGACCTGCTGTTCGGCACGCAGCTGGGCGGTGGCACGGACATCGACCGGGCGCTCGCGTACTGCCAGCAGCTCGTCACGCGGCCGGCGCAGACGATCCTCGTGCTCATCACGGACCTGTACGAGGGAGGCAATGCGCAGCGAATGATTCAACGGGCCGCGTCGCTGGTGCGCAGCGGCGTGGTGGTCATCTGCCTGCTGTCGCTGAGCGATCAGGGCACCCCGGCCTATGACAGCCACAACGCCGCGCAGCTGGCGGCCCTGGGCATCCCCACCTTCGCCTGCACACCGGACCAGTTCCCGGAGTTGATGGCGGCGGCCATTCAACGACAGGACATTGGAGCCTGGGCGGCGCGCAACGACATCCAGCTCGCGCGCTCGGGCTGA
- a CDS encoding class I SAM-dependent methyltransferase, which yields MLARQPRFAPLLPRGAAEASERLMKQVGLLKPWMLQILGAPWYGRLIIAIEGHTLPGMSLEIGLRKRFMDDETRAALAAGTRQVLVVGAGLDTLCWRLAPEFPEVTFVEVDHPASQAMKREALGGLGPLPSNLHLAEADLARVPLDEALSHVPVWRKEAPSVVIIEAVLMYLDTASVSALLKAVHRSTGPGSQLLFTCVRNDEHGRLQAGPATRWVTEVGLRLAGEPLLWDIRAGELASFMERHGFRLDESPERVDLHRRYLVPAGMPEQPVGGVEFPAAAEKR from the coding sequence ATGCTCGCTCGACAGCCCCGGTTCGCGCCACTGCTGCCAAGGGGAGCCGCGGAGGCCTCGGAGCGGCTCATGAAGCAGGTGGGGCTGCTGAAGCCCTGGATGCTCCAGATTCTCGGCGCGCCCTGGTACGGCCGCCTGATCATCGCCATCGAGGGGCACACCCTTCCGGGTATGTCCCTGGAGATCGGGCTGCGCAAGCGCTTCATGGACGATGAGACCCGCGCCGCGCTGGCGGCCGGTACGCGGCAGGTGCTGGTCGTCGGAGCGGGGCTCGACACGCTGTGCTGGCGGCTGGCTCCCGAGTTCCCGGAGGTCACCTTCGTCGAGGTGGACCACCCGGCCAGCCAGGCGATGAAGCGCGAGGCGCTCGGCGGCCTGGGGCCCCTGCCCTCCAACCTGCACCTGGCGGAGGCGGACCTGGCCCGCGTCCCCCTGGACGAGGCGCTCTCCCATGTTCCGGTATGGCGGAAGGAGGCCCCGAGCGTCGTCATCATCGAGGCGGTGCTGATGTACCTGGACACGGCCAGCGTGTCGGCCTTGCTGAAGGCGGTCCACCGGAGCACCGGGCCCGGGAGCCAGCTGCTCTTCACGTGCGTCCGCAATGACGAGCACGGACGGCTCCAGGCGGGACCGGCCACCCGCTGGGTGACGGAGGTCGGGCTGCGGCTCGCGGGCGAGCCACTGCTCTGGGACATCCGGGCAGGAGAGCTGGCCTCCTTCATGGAGCGGCACGGCTTCCGGTTGGACGAGTCTCCCGAGCGGGTGGATCTGCACCGCCGTTACCTGGTACCCGCGGGCATGCCGGAGCAGCCCGTGGGGGGAGTCGAGTTCCCGGCCGCGGCGGAGAAGCGCTGA
- a CDS encoding ELWxxDGT repeat protein, with protein sequence MRKWRGMALACSLALGCGGPLPEEDVQEGERSQASAPSEQGEGELGAMWERAEPGTARLVKDIFPPVLGPPWFGPFPESLTAFRGKLYFAANFEDGRRELWKSDGTSVGTVPVKKFPPLSGFSFPNSLTELTPRGSRLFFVVSDEEHGRELWVSDGSTGGTRLVKDIAPGSADASPFNLKLVGDTLLFLRVVPATPSTPERTELWKSDGTEAGTVRVKDLGPESSLIFSQTIVGDTLFFVLSDPEHGSELWKTDGTEAGTGLVRDIRPGADSSFPFHLTAVGPYVFFTVTTETNGSELWRSDGTPAGTVRVETLSPGPESFNPRLLGPIGNCLYLTLSDPSDHRLRLYKLKVDEAGGVSRRLVSTLPNPFADQPDSDPFITTFTVAGRKLFFAMAISSSGPAPRDAQLWVTDGTGSGTRLLHQPLSLFDEFGTTLHTLDDRVLFSGADDTRGLELWVSDGTVAGTRLLQELAPGGASSFPQAFTRVGTKLFFVANDAVHDGELWMLPLNR encoded by the coding sequence ATGAGAAAGTGGCGTGGGATGGCACTGGCCTGCTCGCTGGCACTGGGGTGCGGCGGGCCGCTACCGGAGGAGGACGTGCAGGAGGGCGAGCGCTCGCAGGCCAGCGCTCCGAGCGAGCAGGGCGAGGGGGAGCTGGGCGCGATGTGGGAGCGCGCGGAGCCAGGCACCGCGCGGCTCGTCAAGGACATCTTCCCCCCGGTCCTGGGGCCGCCGTGGTTCGGGCCCTTCCCGGAGAGCCTCACGGCGTTCCGCGGGAAGCTCTACTTCGCCGCCAACTTCGAGGATGGCCGCAGGGAGCTGTGGAAGAGCGACGGAACCTCGGTGGGCACCGTGCCGGTGAAGAAGTTCCCACCGCTCTCCGGGTTCTCCTTCCCCAACTCGCTGACGGAGCTGACGCCGCGGGGCTCGCGGCTCTTCTTCGTGGTGAGCGACGAGGAGCACGGCCGTGAGCTGTGGGTCAGCGATGGCTCCACCGGGGGAACGCGGCTGGTGAAGGACATCGCTCCGGGGTCCGCGGATGCCTCCCCGTTCAACCTGAAGCTCGTGGGGGACACCCTGCTCTTCTTGCGCGTCGTCCCCGCGACACCGTCCACACCCGAGCGCACCGAGCTCTGGAAGAGCGATGGCACCGAGGCGGGCACGGTGCGGGTGAAGGACCTGGGACCCGAGTCGTCGCTGATCTTCTCGCAGACCATCGTGGGCGACACGCTCTTCTTCGTGCTCTCGGATCCGGAGCACGGGTCCGAGCTGTGGAAGACCGATGGCACCGAGGCGGGCACGGGGCTCGTCAGGGACATCCGCCCGGGAGCCGACAGCTCCTTCCCATTCCATCTCACGGCGGTGGGCCCGTACGTCTTCTTCACCGTCACGACCGAGACCAACGGCTCCGAGCTGTGGAGGAGCGACGGCACCCCGGCCGGCACGGTCCGCGTCGAGACGCTCTCGCCGGGCCCGGAGAGCTTCAACCCGCGGCTGCTCGGCCCCATCGGGAACTGCCTGTACCTCACGCTGTCGGATCCCTCCGACCACCGCCTGCGCCTGTACAAGCTGAAGGTGGACGAGGCGGGCGGCGTCTCCCGGAGGCTCGTCTCGACCCTCCCCAATCCCTTCGCCGACCAGCCCGACTCGGATCCGTTCATCACCACCTTCACCGTCGCGGGCAGGAAGCTCTTCTTCGCGATGGCCATCTCCAGCTCGGGCCCGGCGCCGCGCGACGCCCAGCTCTGGGTGACGGATGGAACGGGCTCGGGCACGAGGCTGCTGCACCAGCCGCTGAGCCTGTTCGACGAGTTCGGGACCACGCTCCACACCCTGGACGACCGCGTCCTCTTCAGTGGCGCCGATGACACCCGGGGCCTGGAGCTCTGGGTGAGTGACGGGACGGTGGCCGGTACCCGGCTGCTGCAGGAGCTCGCACCGGGCGGGGCCTCCTCGTTCCCGCAGGCCTTCACCCGCGTGGGCACGAAGCTCTTCTTCGTCGCCAACGACGCGGTCCACGACGGCGAGCTGTGGATGCTTCCGCTGAATCGCTAG